From a single Bacillus gobiensis genomic region:
- a CDS encoding peptidoglycan D,D-transpeptidase FtsI family protein gives MNKKTYKKIMPIRLHLLFLFAFIIFTGVIIRLGIVQIVYGQDYTNEVEKQEDVDVSNSVPRGKIYDRNFNTMVGNSPLNAITYTRSASTTQEERLEVAKKLSKMIKLGTDKITERDKKDYWILTNSEKAKSLITSEDRQKLEDGKIAEEDLYQLQLERITEEKLSELTDEDLKVLAIKRQMDQGYPLNPQFIKNKDVTTEELAYVSEHLDELPGVNVTKDWDREYPNKDLLRSLLGQVSKTNEGLPQSLLDHYLSLGYSRNDRVGKSYLELQYENVLQGQKEKIKNVTDRSGNVVDSQVINQGKAGKDLILTIDIDMQKEVEAIIEDELRKAKQKPGTALLDRAFVVMTDPKNGDLISIAGKQVKNKNGKLAFDDYALGAMTSSYAMGSSVKGATVLTGYETGAIQPGTIQTDEPLYIKGSPPKKSVTTMGPVNDLTALMRSSNVYMFKTAIEIGNGTYKRSEPLSIDPKAFNTFRYYFNQFGLGVKTGIDLPNEAAGLKGAKTDPGFLLDLSIGQYDTYTPLQMAQYVSTIANGGYRMQPHLVKEIREPNPDKGIGSVIDSVDPKTLNRIDMSDSEIKRVQQGFKLVMQGPNGTASSQFSSKSYNPAGKTGTAQAFYDGPNKDKFLTPTYNTTLVGYAPADNPEVAFSVVVPWAYEDYSDKHSITNNIGERILDKYFELKSKQSKENTANKNLDKIEDEANTQLNE, from the coding sequence ATTTTTACTGGTGTGATTATCAGGCTGGGAATTGTACAAATCGTTTATGGTCAAGACTATACCAACGAAGTAGAAAAGCAAGAAGACGTCGATGTAAGCAATTCAGTCCCAAGAGGAAAAATCTATGACCGGAATTTTAATACGATGGTCGGAAATTCTCCACTTAATGCGATTACATACACGAGAAGTGCCAGTACGACACAGGAAGAGCGGTTGGAAGTTGCAAAAAAGCTGTCAAAAATGATTAAACTCGGTACCGATAAAATAACAGAACGGGATAAAAAGGACTATTGGATTTTGACTAACTCGGAGAAAGCGAAATCACTTATTACGAGTGAAGACCGGCAAAAGCTAGAGGACGGAAAGATCGCTGAAGAAGACCTGTATCAGCTTCAGCTGGAACGCATAACCGAAGAAAAATTAAGTGAACTGACAGATGAGGACTTGAAGGTTCTTGCGATCAAAAGACAAATGGATCAAGGATATCCTTTGAATCCGCAGTTTATAAAAAATAAAGATGTGACAACAGAGGAGCTGGCATACGTCAGCGAACATTTAGATGAGCTTCCCGGAGTAAACGTAACGAAGGATTGGGACCGGGAATATCCAAACAAGGATCTGCTTAGATCTCTTCTTGGACAAGTGTCAAAGACCAATGAAGGCCTTCCGCAAAGCCTGCTTGATCACTACCTTTCTCTGGGCTACAGCAGAAATGACAGGGTTGGGAAAAGCTATCTCGAATTGCAATATGAAAATGTTCTTCAAGGACAAAAAGAAAAAATAAAAAATGTAACAGATCGTTCGGGAAATGTGGTTGATTCCCAAGTTATCAATCAAGGAAAAGCAGGCAAGGATCTTATCTTAACGATTGACATTGATATGCAAAAAGAAGTGGAAGCGATTATTGAAGATGAGCTCAGGAAAGCAAAGCAAAAGCCGGGTACTGCCTTATTAGACCGGGCGTTTGTCGTCATGACGGATCCGAAAAATGGAGACTTGATATCCATTGCCGGCAAACAAGTAAAGAATAAAAACGGCAAGCTTGCTTTCGATGATTATGCTCTTGGTGCGATGACTTCATCATACGCCATGGGATCATCCGTTAAAGGAGCGACGGTTCTAACGGGTTATGAAACAGGCGCCATTCAACCAGGGACAATTCAAACGGATGAACCACTCTATATTAAAGGGTCGCCTCCGAAAAAATCGGTAACGACAATGGGTCCGGTAAATGATTTAACCGCACTTATGAGATCATCAAATGTATACATGTTCAAGACTGCGATAGAGATAGGAAATGGTACGTATAAAAGAAGTGAACCGCTCTCGATCGATCCAAAAGCGTTTAACACGTTCAGGTATTATTTTAACCAGTTTGGCCTCGGCGTAAAAACTGGAATCGATCTTCCGAACGAAGCTGCAGGGCTAAAAGGGGCTAAAACGGACCCCGGGTTCCTGCTTGACTTATCGATCGGGCAGTATGATACGTATACACCGCTGCAAATGGCACAATATGTGTCTACGATTGCAAATGGAGGGTATCGAATGCAGCCCCATCTTGTAAAAGAAATACGGGAGCCTAATCCAGATAAAGGGATCGGAAGCGTTATTGATTCAGTTGACCCAAAAACATTAAACAGAATCGATATGAGCGACAGCGAAATCAAACGGGTTCAGCAAGGATTCAAGCTTGTCATGCAGGGGCCAAACGGCACTGCAAGCTCTCAATTTTCATCAAAGAGCTATAATCCTGCCGGAAAAACGGGAACTGCCCAAGCATTTTACGATGGCCCGAATAAAGATAAATTTTTAACTCCGACTTACAACACAACTCTCGTTGGTTATGCTCCGGCTGATAATCCGGAAGTCGCATTTTCAGTCGTGGTTCCATGGGCTTATGAGGATTATTCAGACAAGCATTCAATCACAAATAATATTGGCGAACGAATTCTTGATAAATATTTCGAATTAAAATCGAAACAAAGTAAAGAAAATACGGCAAATAAAAATTTGGATAAAATTGAAGATGAAGCAAACACTCAATTAAACGAATAA
- the pstB gene encoding phosphate ABC transporter ATP-binding protein PstB, giving the protein MAQISALNRIKESEAEPENAVKEHVLQVKDLDIYYGEKRAVNSISFDIEKNAITALIGPSGCGKSTFLRSVNRMNDLIPGSRFDGQIIYEGINILDSKINVVNLRREIGMVFQKPNPFPKSIYNNITHGLKYSGIRKKSVLDDIVEESLTKAALWNEVKDRLKESALSLSGGQQQRLCIARTLAMKPTVMLLDEPASALDPISNSKIEDLLIELKKDYSIVIVTHNMQQASRISDKTAFFLNGDLVEYANTEKIFTNPAEKKTEEYITGRFG; this is encoded by the coding sequence ATGGCTCAAATATCTGCATTAAACAGGATAAAGGAATCTGAAGCAGAACCTGAAAACGCTGTGAAAGAACATGTATTACAAGTAAAAGATTTAGATATATATTATGGGGAAAAACGGGCAGTAAATAGTATTTCTTTTGATATAGAGAAAAACGCCATTACTGCTTTGATTGGACCTTCCGGATGTGGAAAATCTACGTTTCTTAGAAGCGTTAACCGAATGAACGACCTCATCCCCGGCTCTAGGTTCGATGGTCAAATTATTTATGAAGGAATTAACATTCTTGACAGTAAAATTAATGTCGTCAATTTAAGAAGAGAAATCGGCATGGTTTTTCAAAAGCCAAATCCATTTCCAAAATCAATATACAACAACATTACGCACGGATTGAAATATTCAGGCATTCGCAAGAAATCTGTTTTGGATGACATCGTTGAAGAAAGCTTAACAAAAGCTGCATTATGGAATGAAGTTAAGGATCGTCTCAAAGAATCTGCGCTTTCCCTTTCAGGCGGACAGCAGCAGCGTCTATGCATTGCCCGTACATTAGCAATGAAGCCGACAGTCATGCTTCTTGATGAACCCGCTTCTGCCCTTGACCCGATTTCTAATAGTAAAATTGAGGATCTTTTGATTGAGCTGAAAAAGGATTATTCGATTGTCATCGTGACGCATAATATGCAGCAGGCTTCAAGGATTTCTGATAAAACTGCCTTTTTCCTAAACGGTGATTTAGTAGAATATGCAAACACAGAGAAAATATTTACTAATCCGGCCGAGAAGAAAACAGAAGAATATATTACTGGCAGATTTGGATAG
- the pstC gene encoding phosphate ABC transporter permease subunit PstC has protein sequence MAKKLEELSARERLIHSKQNRKMDEVRGRILVTACALIMISATIAITIFLGTKGLQSFLVNGVSVGEFLTSLQWNPVNESPEYGAFPFIFGSFAVTILSALVAAPLGIGGAIFMTEIAPSWGKKILQPVIELLVGIPSVVYGFIGLTVLVPFIAQYKSGPGHSLLAGTIVLSVMILPTITSISTDAISSLPKSLREGSYALGATRWQTIRKVLIPAALPTLLTAVVLGMARAFGEALAVQMVIGNSRNLPESLLDTAATLTTIITLNMGHTTYGSVENNTLWSMGLVLLIMSFLFILFIRYLSARRKI, from the coding sequence ATGGCAAAAAAATTAGAAGAACTTTCTGCTAGAGAAAGATTAATACATTCTAAACAAAATCGAAAAATGGATGAGGTTCGGGGAAGGATTCTCGTTACTGCGTGCGCTCTTATAATGATATCAGCCACAATCGCAATAACAATCTTTCTCGGAACGAAGGGTTTGCAATCTTTTCTTGTAAATGGTGTTAGCGTTGGGGAATTTTTAACTAGCTTACAATGGAATCCTGTAAATGAAAGCCCTGAGTACGGAGCATTCCCGTTTATCTTTGGCTCTTTTGCAGTAACTATTCTTTCTGCACTTGTTGCTGCACCTCTTGGAATCGGCGGGGCAATATTCATGACAGAGATCGCTCCGTCTTGGGGAAAAAAGATTCTGCAGCCGGTTATTGAACTGCTTGTCGGTATCCCTTCGGTTGTTTACGGGTTCATCGGGCTTACCGTATTGGTGCCGTTTATCGCTCAATACAAATCGGGGCCGGGACATAGCTTGCTTGCTGGAACGATCGTTCTTTCCGTAATGATCCTGCCGACCATTACGTCTATTTCGACCGACGCCATCTCTTCCTTGCCGAAAAGCTTGCGTGAGGGCTCTTACGCGCTAGGGGCAACACGATGGCAAACGATTCGCAAGGTATTGATTCCAGCAGCGCTTCCTACCTTGCTTACTGCAGTCGTACTTGGTATGGCCAGAGCATTTGGCGAGGCACTAGCAGTGCAAATGGTTATCGGAAATTCAAGAAATCTACCGGAAAGCTTGCTCGATACGGCAGCTACATTAACGACTATTATTACATTGAATATGGGGCATACCACATACGGAAGCGTAGAAAACAATACGCTCTGGTCCATGGGGCTTGTTCTGTTAATTATGTCCTTCCTATTTATTCTCTTTATTCGTTATCTGTCAGCTAGGAGGAAAATCTAA
- the pstB gene encoding phosphate ABC transporter ATP-binding protein PstB: MSAVAEGIQTQEVFQMNDLNLWYGDNHALKNINFSIRKNEVTAIIGPSGCGKSTFIKTLNLMINMVPGVRMSGEIVYQGNNILQSKIDLVELRKNVGMVFQKGNPFPQSIFDNVAYGPRIHGIKSKSKLKELVEKSLIDVALWDEVKDRLDAPALGLSGGQQQRLCIARALATTPEVVLMDEPTSALDPISTLKIEELILDLKKKYTIAVVTHNMQQAARVSDRTAFFLMGELVEINQTDKIFSNPEDQKTEDYISGRFG; this comes from the coding sequence ATGAGTGCGGTAGCTGAAGGGATACAAACTCAGGAAGTCTTTCAAATGAACGACTTGAATTTATGGTACGGTGATAATCACGCATTAAAAAACATAAACTTTTCTATCCGCAAAAATGAAGTAACCGCAATTATCGGGCCTTCAGGCTGCGGGAAATCTACGTTTATTAAGACATTAAACCTTATGATTAACATGGTGCCGGGGGTTAGAATGTCCGGTGAAATTGTTTACCAGGGAAATAACATTTTACAATCTAAAATTGATTTGGTGGAACTTAGAAAAAATGTAGGCATGGTGTTTCAAAAAGGTAACCCTTTCCCCCAGTCAATTTTTGACAATGTTGCGTATGGCCCTCGCATCCATGGAATTAAAAGCAAGTCTAAGCTAAAAGAGCTTGTTGAGAAGTCATTGATTGACGTTGCTCTGTGGGATGAAGTGAAAGACCGTTTGGATGCTCCTGCGCTTGGTCTTTCCGGAGGACAGCAGCAAAGGCTTTGCATCGCTCGGGCTCTGGCGACTACTCCTGAAGTAGTGCTAATGGATGAACCGACTTCTGCGTTGGATCCCATTTCCACACTGAAAATTGAAGAGCTTATACTTGATCTGAAGAAAAAGTACACGATTGCAGTTGTAACACACAACATGCAGCAGGCAGCAAGGGTTTCTGACCGTACCGCATTTTTTTTAATGGGAGAATTAGTTGAAATCAATCAAACCGATAAAATCTTCTCAAATCCAGAGGATCAAAAAACAGAGGACTATATATCCGGCAGGTTTGGATAA
- the pstA gene encoding phosphate ABC transporter permease PstA, translating to MNSKVTDRIATGVFGVIAGIIVALLIGLFSYIIFNGITHISLDFLTTRSSAVASGGGIRDQLFNSFYILLITMIITIPLGVGGGVYMAEYAPANKLTDFVRTCIEVLASLPSIVIGMFGLLMFVNLTGWGYTIIGGALALTVFNLPVMVRVTEDAIRSVPKDQKEASLALGVSKWHTIKTVLIPGAIPSIITGAILASGRVFGEAAALLFTAGLTTPRLNFENWNPFSYTSPLNIFRPAETLAVHIWNVNTQGIIPDAEAISNGAAAVLVISVLIFNLAARWLGSYIHKKLTATK from the coding sequence ATGAACAGCAAAGTAACCGACCGGATTGCAACAGGTGTCTTTGGTGTTATTGCCGGAATTATTGTTGCTCTTTTAATTGGCTTATTTTCTTATATCATTTTTAATGGTATTACTCATATATCTTTAGACTTTTTGACAACCAGATCAAGTGCAGTTGCATCAGGCGGAGGAATTCGGGATCAGCTGTTTAACTCGTTTTATATTCTGTTGATCACCATGATCATTACGATACCGCTTGGAGTAGGCGGAGGCGTCTATATGGCAGAATATGCACCTGCAAATAAACTGACTGATTTTGTCCGCACGTGTATAGAAGTGCTGGCTTCATTGCCCTCGATTGTTATTGGCATGTTCGGTTTGCTTATGTTTGTAAATTTAACTGGATGGGGATATACGATAATAGGGGGGGCACTCGCTTTAACCGTATTTAACCTGCCAGTTATGGTTCGTGTAACAGAGGATGCGATTCGTTCGGTTCCAAAGGACCAAAAGGAAGCTTCACTTGCGCTCGGTGTATCAAAATGGCACACGATCAAAACCGTATTGATTCCTGGCGCGATTCCTTCTATTATCACCGGTGCAATCTTAGCTTCGGGGAGAGTATTTGGAGAAGCGGCAGCCTTGCTTTTCACAGCTGGTTTGACGACACCTAGACTGAATTTTGAAAACTGGAACCCTTTTTCCTACACATCGCCGCTTAACATTTTCAGACCGGCTGAAACGTTAGCAGTACACATTTGGAATGTCAATACGCAAGGGATCATCCCAGATGCAGAAGCCATTTCAAATGGCGCAGCAGCTGTGCTTGTTATTTCTGTATTGATTTTTAATCTCGCAGCCAGATGGCTTGGATCGTATATCCATAAGAAATTAACGGCAACGAAATAG
- a CDS encoding phosphate ABC transporter substrate-binding protein — MKNFKGIALLFLMSAILVFAAACGNSNEGGNAEDSGSGNETSGEASGSLSISGSSAMQPLVLAAAEKFMEENPEADIQVQAGGSGTGLSQVAEGSVQIGNSDVFAEEKEGVPANELKDHQVAVVGMTAAVNPEVGIKDISLDNLKKVFTGEIKNWKELGGKDQKIVLVNRPDSSGTRATFVKYALGGATPAEGITEDSSNTVKKLIGETDGAIGYLAFSYLTDDKVTSLSIDGVEPTVENVQKGDFPIWAYQHSYTKGEPDGLAKTFLEYLQSDEIQNSIVTDQGYIPATKMEVQRDAEGKQTDK; from the coding sequence ATGAAGAACTTCAAGGGTATAGCACTACTGTTTCTCATGTCTGCAATCCTAGTATTTGCAGCGGCATGCGGAAACTCAAATGAAGGTGGAAATGCTGAAGATAGCGGAAGCGGAAATGAAACTTCTGGAGAAGCTTCAGGATCTCTTTCAATTTCCGGCTCATCTGCTATGCAACCATTAGTACTGGCTGCCGCTGAAAAGTTCATGGAAGAAAATCCGGAAGCTGATATTCAAGTACAAGCTGGCGGTTCTGGAACAGGTCTTTCACAAGTCGCAGAAGGTTCAGTACAAATTGGAAACTCTGACGTTTTCGCTGAAGAAAAAGAAGGAGTTCCTGCAAACGAACTAAAGGATCATCAAGTAGCAGTTGTAGGAATGACCGCTGCAGTTAACCCTGAAGTTGGCATTAAAGATATTTCTTTGGACAACCTTAAAAAAGTTTTTACAGGTGAAATTAAAAACTGGAAAGAGCTTGGCGGAAAAGATCAAAAAATCGTTCTTGTCAACCGTCCTGATTCTTCTGGTACTCGTGCTACTTTTGTTAAATATGCACTTGGCGGAGCAACACCTGCAGAAGGAATCACTGAGGATTCTTCAAACACTGTTAAAAAGCTTATCGGAGAAACTGATGGCGCGATCGGATATCTTGCTTTCTCTTACTTAACAGATGATAAAGTTACATCTCTTTCAATTGACGGCGTTGAACCAACTGTTGAAAATGTACAAAAAGGCGACTTCCCAATCTGGGCTTACCAGCATTCATATACGAAAGGCGAGCCTGACGGATTAGCGAAAACGTTCCTTGAATATTTACAAAGTGATGAAATTCAAAATTCTATCGTTACTGACCAAGGATATATTCCAGCCACAAAAATGGAAGTTCAACGTGATGCAGAAGGCAAGCAAACAGATAAATAA